The proteins below come from a single Perca flavescens isolate YP-PL-M2 chromosome 8, PFLA_1.0, whole genome shotgun sequence genomic window:
- the poc1b gene encoding POC1 centriolar protein homolog B isoform X3 — MPTMSSVMEDPNLERHFKGHKGAVTCADFNPNRKQLASGSVDKSLMIWNLAPKARAFRYVGHQDVLTGVQFSPTGNLVATSSKDRTVRLWTPSMKGESTVFKAHTATVRSVAFSYDGQRLVTASDDKSVKVWGVHRQCFVYSLNQHTNWVRCARFSPDGRLIASCGDDRTVRLWDTSTKHCINCFTDYRESATFVGFNSSGTCIASSGADSTLKIWDLRTNKLIQHYQVHSAGINSFSFHPSNNYLISGSSDSTVKVLDLLEGRLIYTLHGHKGTVITVAFSRAGDLFASGGADGQVLMWRTNFDTKSYRDILQQHSRRSSPDPPPHVTDIHPRGPHLHRPQPTAIQISPTVADTQSTDPHVIELGQSVHSTTGPPRGH, encoded by the exons ATGCCTACAATGTCCTCTGTTATG GAGGATCCGAACCTAGAGAGACACTTCAAGGGGCATAAAGGTGCTGTCACCTGTGCAGACTTCAATCCAAACCGCAAACAACTGG CCTCGGGGTCAGTGGATAAGAGCCTGATGATCTGGAATTTGGCCCCAAAGGCGAGGGCTTTCCGCTATGTTGGCCACCAAGACGTCCTCACTGGGGTGCAGTTCTCCCCTACTGGTAACCTGGTGGCCACTTCCTCCAAGGACAGAACGGTCCGACTGTGGACACCTTCCAT GAAAGGAGAGTCAACCGTGTTCAAAGCCCACACGGCCACTGTACGCAGTGTTGCTTTCTCGTACGACGGGCAGAGACTGGTGACAGCTTCTGACGACAAGTCTGTCAAAGTGTGGGGCGTCCACCGGCAGTGCTTCGTCTACTCTCTCAACCAGCACACCAACTGGGTGCGCTGTGCCAG GTTTTCCCCAGATGGGCGGCTGATAGCGTCCTGTGGAGACGACCGCACTGTCCGGCTGTGGGACACGTCCACCAAACACTGCATCAACTGTTTCACTGACTATCGAGA ATCAGCAACGTTTGTGGGCTTCAACTCAAGTGGCACCTGTATTGCGTCCTCGGGAGCTGACAGTACACTGAAAATCTGGGATCTACGGACCAACAAGCTGATTCAGCATTATCAAG TCCACAGTGCAGGAATCAACAGCTTTTCCTTCCACCCGTCCAATAACTACCTGATCAGTGGCTCCAGTGACAGCACTGTTAAGGTCCTGGACCTGTTGGAGGGACGCCTTATCTACACCCTCCATGGACACAAG GGCACTGTAATCACAGTAGCCTTTTCCAGGGCAGGAGACCTCTTTGCCTCGGGGGGAGCTGATGGTCAG GTGCTGATGTGGAGGACAAACTTTGACACCAAATCTTACCGGGACATCCTGCAACAACACAGCCGGAGGTCCAGCCCCGATCCCCCACCACACGTGACTGACATCCACCCCAGAGGACCCCACCTTCACCGCCCGCAGCCCACAGCCATTCAG ATCAGTCCAACAGTGGCAGACACTCAGTCCACTGATCCGCATGTCATAGAGTTGGGCCAGTCTGTACACAGCACCACG GGCCCCCCCAGAGGTCATTGA
- the poc1b gene encoding POC1 centriolar protein homolog B isoform X2: MPTMSSVMEDPNLERHFKGHKGAVTCADFNPNRKQLASGSVDKSLMIWNLAPKARAFRYVGHQDVLTGVQFSPTGNLVATSSKDRTVRLWTPSMKGESTVFKAHTATVRSVAFSYDGQRLVTASDDKSVKVWGVHRQCFVYSLNQHTNWVRCARFSPDGRLIASCGDDRTVRLWDTSTKHCINCFTDYRESATFVGFNSSGTCIASSGADSTLKIWDLRTNKLIQHYQVHSAGINSFSFHPSNNYLISGSSDSTVKVLDLLEGRLIYTLHGHKGTVITVAFSRAGDLFASGGADGQVLMWRTNFDTKSYRDILQQHSRRSSPDPPPHVTDIHPRGPHLHRPQPTAIQISPTVADTQSTDPHVIELGQSVHSTTFQGPPRGH, translated from the exons ATGCCTACAATGTCCTCTGTTATG GAGGATCCGAACCTAGAGAGACACTTCAAGGGGCATAAAGGTGCTGTCACCTGTGCAGACTTCAATCCAAACCGCAAACAACTGG CCTCGGGGTCAGTGGATAAGAGCCTGATGATCTGGAATTTGGCCCCAAAGGCGAGGGCTTTCCGCTATGTTGGCCACCAAGACGTCCTCACTGGGGTGCAGTTCTCCCCTACTGGTAACCTGGTGGCCACTTCCTCCAAGGACAGAACGGTCCGACTGTGGACACCTTCCAT GAAAGGAGAGTCAACCGTGTTCAAAGCCCACACGGCCACTGTACGCAGTGTTGCTTTCTCGTACGACGGGCAGAGACTGGTGACAGCTTCTGACGACAAGTCTGTCAAAGTGTGGGGCGTCCACCGGCAGTGCTTCGTCTACTCTCTCAACCAGCACACCAACTGGGTGCGCTGTGCCAG GTTTTCCCCAGATGGGCGGCTGATAGCGTCCTGTGGAGACGACCGCACTGTCCGGCTGTGGGACACGTCCACCAAACACTGCATCAACTGTTTCACTGACTATCGAGA ATCAGCAACGTTTGTGGGCTTCAACTCAAGTGGCACCTGTATTGCGTCCTCGGGAGCTGACAGTACACTGAAAATCTGGGATCTACGGACCAACAAGCTGATTCAGCATTATCAAG TCCACAGTGCAGGAATCAACAGCTTTTCCTTCCACCCGTCCAATAACTACCTGATCAGTGGCTCCAGTGACAGCACTGTTAAGGTCCTGGACCTGTTGGAGGGACGCCTTATCTACACCCTCCATGGACACAAG GGCACTGTAATCACAGTAGCCTTTTCCAGGGCAGGAGACCTCTTTGCCTCGGGGGGAGCTGATGGTCAG GTGCTGATGTGGAGGACAAACTTTGACACCAAATCTTACCGGGACATCCTGCAACAACACAGCCGGAGGTCCAGCCCCGATCCCCCACCACACGTGACTGACATCCACCCCAGAGGACCCCACCTTCACCGCCCGCAGCCCACAGCCATTCAG ATCAGTCCAACAGTGGCAGACACTCAGTCCACTGATCCGCATGTCATAGAGTTGGGCCAGTCTGTACACAGCACCACG TTTCAGGGCCCCCCCAGAGGTCATTGA
- the poc1b gene encoding POC1 centriolar protein homolog B isoform X4, which yields MPTMSSVMEDPNLERHFKGHKGAVTCADFNPNRKQLASGSVDKSLMIWNLAPKARAFRYVGHQDVLTGVQFSPTGNLVATSSKDRTVRLWTPSMKGESTVFKAHTATVRSVAFSYDGQRLVTASDDKSVKVWGVHRQCFVYSLNQHTNWVRCARFSPDGRLIASCGDDRTVRLWDTSTKHCINCFTDYRESATFVGFNSSGTCIASSGADSTLKIWDLRTNKLIQHYQVHSAGINSFSFHPSNNYLISGSSDSTVKVLDLLEGRLIYTLHGHKGTVITVAFSRAGDLFASGGADGQVLMWRTNFDTKSYRDILQQHSRRSSPDPPPHVTDIHPRGPHLHRPQPTAIQISPTVADTQSTDPHVIELGQSVHSTTVS from the exons ATGCCTACAATGTCCTCTGTTATG GAGGATCCGAACCTAGAGAGACACTTCAAGGGGCATAAAGGTGCTGTCACCTGTGCAGACTTCAATCCAAACCGCAAACAACTGG CCTCGGGGTCAGTGGATAAGAGCCTGATGATCTGGAATTTGGCCCCAAAGGCGAGGGCTTTCCGCTATGTTGGCCACCAAGACGTCCTCACTGGGGTGCAGTTCTCCCCTACTGGTAACCTGGTGGCCACTTCCTCCAAGGACAGAACGGTCCGACTGTGGACACCTTCCAT GAAAGGAGAGTCAACCGTGTTCAAAGCCCACACGGCCACTGTACGCAGTGTTGCTTTCTCGTACGACGGGCAGAGACTGGTGACAGCTTCTGACGACAAGTCTGTCAAAGTGTGGGGCGTCCACCGGCAGTGCTTCGTCTACTCTCTCAACCAGCACACCAACTGGGTGCGCTGTGCCAG GTTTTCCCCAGATGGGCGGCTGATAGCGTCCTGTGGAGACGACCGCACTGTCCGGCTGTGGGACACGTCCACCAAACACTGCATCAACTGTTTCACTGACTATCGAGA ATCAGCAACGTTTGTGGGCTTCAACTCAAGTGGCACCTGTATTGCGTCCTCGGGAGCTGACAGTACACTGAAAATCTGGGATCTACGGACCAACAAGCTGATTCAGCATTATCAAG TCCACAGTGCAGGAATCAACAGCTTTTCCTTCCACCCGTCCAATAACTACCTGATCAGTGGCTCCAGTGACAGCACTGTTAAGGTCCTGGACCTGTTGGAGGGACGCCTTATCTACACCCTCCATGGACACAAG GGCACTGTAATCACAGTAGCCTTTTCCAGGGCAGGAGACCTCTTTGCCTCGGGGGGAGCTGATGGTCAG GTGCTGATGTGGAGGACAAACTTTGACACCAAATCTTACCGGGACATCCTGCAACAACACAGCCGGAGGTCCAGCCCCGATCCCCCACCACACGTGACTGACATCCACCCCAGAGGACCCCACCTTCACCGCCCGCAGCCCACAGCCATTCAG ATCAGTCCAACAGTGGCAGACACTCAGTCCACTGATCCGCATGTCATAGAGTTGGGCCAGTCTGTACACAGCACCACGGTAAGCTGA
- the cep41 gene encoding centrosomal protein of 41 kDa, whose product MSFNRGIGSVQRIPKNEKYQHVKTRLDTGCSLTKYMERLEEIKKNYRYRKDEIFKRLKVTTFAQLILQVASVSDLNESEIDGESHGPEDSLSTVSDADLECLSEHTNGSPRLLSDRQDTGDARELCYSARSTLLSVINGVGELNVNRNHQKMENESVASPEVADRPYPDCPYLLLDVRDRDQYDRCHIISAHSFPIATLSRTMNPYTKDVLEYKNTAGKIIIVYDEDERIASQAATVMCERGFENLFLLSGGLKVIAQRFPEGLTTGCIPTSCLSSPTPKGKKSSVPQQQKPPSQAAEKRWRFSSDELAKIQEQLEEMLIPSNSNSRMSSRMSSSSSQSQASSARSRQSSSTAGRDSTRAQSSRPWK is encoded by the exons ATGTCGTTCAATCGGGGCATCGGCAGTGTGCAG AGGATACCGAAAAACGAAAAGTATCAACATGTCAAAACAAGGCTGGACACAG GGTGCAGCCTCACAAAGTATATGGAAAGACTGGAGGAGATTAAAAAAA ATTACAGGTATCGAAAAGATGAAATCTTCAAGCGGTTAAAAGTGACAACGTTTGCACAATTG ATACTTCAGGTAGCCTCCGTATCAGACCTGAATGAAAGTGAAATTGACGGCGAATCACACGGACCGGAAG ACAGTCTGTCAACGGTGTCTGATGCAGACCTAGAGTGTCTGTCTGAACACACCAACGGCTCCCCGAGGCTTCTGTCAGATCGTCAGGATACAGGAGACGCCAGGGAACTCTGCTACTCTGCCAGGTCGACACTGCTAAG TGTTATTAACGGTGTGGGAGAGCTGAACGTCAACAGGAACCATCAGAAGATGGAGAATGAGTCGGTGGCCAGCCCCGAGGTAGCCGACAGGCCGTACCCCGACTGCCCCTACCTGCTACTAGACGTACGGGACCGTGACCAGTACGACCGCTGCCACATCATCAGCG CACACAGTTTTCCCATCGCCACGCTATCTCGAACGATGAACCCCTACACCAAAGACGTGCTGGAATAT AAAAATACAGCAGGGAAGATCATCATCGTGTATGATGAGGACGAGAGAATAGCCAGCCAGGCGGCCACCGTCATGTGTGAACGAGGATTTGAGAATCTGTTTCTGCTGTCTGGAG GTCTCAAGGTAATCGCCCAGAGATTTCCAGAAGGGCTGACGACGGGCTGCATCCCGACCTCGTGCCTGTCCTCTCCCACACCCAAGGGGAAGAAGAGCTCCGTGCCGCAGCAGCAGAAGCCGCCGTCACAAGCGGCGGAAAAGAGGTGGCGATTCTCATCAGACGAGCTGGCCAAGATCCAGGAGCAGCTGGAGGAGATGCTCATCCCCAGTAACTCCAACA GCCGCATGTCCAGCCGCATGTCATCCAGCAGCTCCCAGTCTCAAGCGTCCAGCGCTCGGAGTCGACAGAGTTCCTCTACAGCTGGGAGGGACAGCACCAGGGCTCAGAGCAGTAGACCCTGGAAataa